The following are from one region of the Mycolicibacterium diernhoferi genome:
- a CDS encoding aldo/keto reductase → MALDHYLTLGRSGLRVSPFALGAMTFGDDPGGAGCSVEESEAIIDGYLERGGNFIDTANFYTNGHSEKIVGDYLAKNPHRRDRVVVASKFFTNMTPGDPNGGGAGRRSILSQLEQSLRRLRTDHLDLYWLHNWDRHTPIEETMRTLDDLVRAGKIRYIGFSNIPAWVTAQAQTMASLRSWTPLIALQVEYSLLARDVEGETVPLALDQALALVTWSPLRNGFLSGKYRRGLDVGDSARAAYVGTPDADEYRVIDVVTEIADELGSTAAAVSLAWLRSRPGTVVPILGARRPAHLQSNLAGLDVVLDTDQLRRLDEASVSRNAHRPAIEDGLRLALQFAGTTVDGTATGEYPPLMAGTARY, encoded by the coding sequence ATGGCACTCGACCACTACCTCACCCTCGGCCGTTCCGGGCTACGTGTCAGCCCATTTGCACTGGGAGCCATGACATTCGGAGACGATCCCGGCGGCGCCGGGTGCAGCGTCGAGGAATCCGAGGCCATCATCGACGGCTACCTCGAGCGCGGCGGCAACTTCATCGACACCGCGAACTTCTACACCAACGGGCATTCCGAGAAGATTGTGGGCGACTACCTCGCCAAGAACCCGCATCGGCGGGATCGTGTGGTCGTGGCCTCGAAGTTCTTCACCAATATGACCCCCGGCGATCCGAACGGCGGGGGCGCGGGCCGGCGGTCCATCCTCTCCCAGCTCGAGCAGAGCCTGCGCCGATTGCGCACCGATCACCTCGATCTGTACTGGCTGCACAACTGGGACCGGCACACGCCCATCGAGGAGACCATGCGCACCCTCGACGACCTGGTCCGCGCCGGGAAGATCCGCTACATCGGGTTCTCCAACATCCCGGCCTGGGTCACCGCCCAGGCGCAGACCATGGCCTCGCTGCGGTCCTGGACGCCGCTCATCGCGCTGCAGGTCGAGTACTCGCTGCTGGCTCGCGACGTGGAGGGCGAGACGGTGCCGCTGGCCCTCGATCAGGCCCTGGCGCTGGTCACCTGGAGCCCGCTGCGCAACGGGTTCCTGTCCGGGAAGTACCGCCGGGGCCTCGATGTCGGCGACTCCGCGCGGGCCGCGTACGTGGGGACCCCGGATGCCGACGAGTACCGGGTCATCGACGTGGTCACCGAGATCGCCGACGAACTCGGCAGCACCGCGGCGGCGGTGTCGCTGGCCTGGCTGCGGTCCCGGCCGGGCACCGTGGTGCCCATCCTGGGGGCCCGCCGGCCCGCCCATCTGCAGAGCAACCTGGCCGGCCTGGACGTGGTCCTCGACACCGATCAGCTGCGCCGACTCGACGAAGCGTCGGTGTCCCGCAACGCCCACCGCCCCGCCATCGAGGACGGCCTGCGGTTGGCACTGCAGTTCGCCGGGACCACCGTCGACGGCACGGCGACCGGTGAGTATCCGCCGCTGATGGCCGGCACTGCGAGGTACTAG
- the fabG1 gene encoding 3-oxoacyl-ACP reductase FabG1 produces MSDTDAAAAAPAGRPAFVPRSVLVTGGNRGIGLAIAQRLAADGHKVAVTHRGSGAPEGLFGVVCDVTDNEAVDRAFKEVEEHQGPVEVLVSNAGISKDAFLMRMTEERFEEVINANLTGAFRVAQRACRSMQRKRFGRIIFIGSVSGMWGIGNQANYAAAKAGLIGMARSISRELAKAGVTANVVAPGYIDTEMTRALDERIQEGALEFIPAKRVGTAEEVAGAVSFLASEDAGYIAGAVIPVDGGMGMGH; encoded by the coding sequence ATGAGTGACACTGACGCCGCTGCAGCCGCACCCGCCGGCCGCCCGGCCTTCGTCCCGCGTTCGGTCCTGGTCACCGGCGGAAACCGGGGTATCGGTCTGGCCATCGCGCAGCGACTGGCCGCCGACGGCCACAAGGTGGCGGTGACCCACCGCGGTTCCGGTGCGCCCGAGGGGCTGTTCGGCGTGGTGTGTGATGTCACCGACAACGAGGCCGTCGACCGGGCCTTCAAAGAGGTCGAGGAGCACCAGGGCCCGGTCGAGGTGCTGGTGTCCAACGCCGGCATCTCCAAGGACGCGTTCCTCATGCGGATGACCGAGGAACGGTTCGAAGAGGTCATCAACGCGAACCTCACCGGCGCGTTCCGCGTCGCCCAGCGCGCCTGCCGCAGCATGCAGCGCAAGCGCTTCGGCCGGATCATCTTCATCGGCTCGGTCTCGGGCATGTGGGGCATCGGCAACCAGGCCAACTACGCCGCCGCCAAGGCCGGCCTGATCGGCATGGCGCGCTCCATCTCCCGGGAGCTGGCCAAGGCCGGCGTCACCGCCAACGTGGTGGCACCCGGTTACATCGATACCGAGATGACCCGCGCCCTGGACGAGCGTATCCAGGAGGGTGCGCTGGAATTCATCCCGGCCAAGCGGGTCGGTACCGCCGAGGAGGTGGCCGGTGCGGTCAGCTTCCTGGCTTCCGAGGACGCCGGCTACATCGCCGGGGCGGTCATCCCGGTCGACGGCGGCATGGGCATGGGCCACTGA
- a CDS encoding AraC family transcriptional regulator gives MQAVLDELGALIAAHSRPDMSTTIDGLLLSAVTDTAPDYSLTEPLLVVMARGGKRLLLGEQLFEYRAGEILVVTTEVPVSGHFIDCGPQAPALGVGLVLRPPAISELLLRGPGPAPRPAARPAMSTGPADRDLLDAVLRMVRLLDSPGDAEVLAPLIEQEILWRLLRGPHAESLAQIGTAGSGLTHINRTIRWIRENYAEPLRIADLAAMAAMSASAYHRHFRSVTGMSPLQFQKRIRLQEARALLVGAAGGDVARVGHLVGYDSPTQFSREYRRLFGAPPGRDAARLGARPDTAAAHLP, from the coding sequence ATGCAGGCCGTTCTGGACGAACTCGGCGCCCTGATCGCGGCGCACAGCCGCCCGGACATGTCGACGACGATCGACGGCCTGCTGCTGTCCGCCGTTACCGACACCGCGCCGGACTACTCGCTGACCGAGCCGTTGCTGGTCGTGATGGCCCGGGGTGGAAAGCGGTTGCTGCTGGGTGAGCAGCTGTTCGAATACCGCGCCGGGGAGATCCTGGTCGTCACCACCGAGGTGCCGGTCAGTGGGCATTTCATCGACTGCGGCCCGCAGGCCCCGGCGCTCGGGGTGGGACTGGTGTTGCGACCGCCGGCGATCTCCGAACTGCTGCTGCGCGGGCCCGGTCCGGCGCCCCGGCCCGCCGCCCGCCCCGCCATGTCGACCGGGCCGGCGGACCGCGATCTGCTCGACGCGGTGCTGCGGATGGTCCGGTTACTGGACAGCCCCGGGGACGCCGAGGTGCTAGCTCCGCTGATCGAGCAGGAGATCCTGTGGCGACTGCTGCGCGGCCCGCACGCCGAGTCGCTGGCCCAGATCGGCACGGCCGGCAGCGGATTGACGCACATCAACCGGACGATCCGGTGGATCCGGGAGAACTACGCCGAACCGCTGCGGATCGCCGATCTCGCCGCGATGGCCGCGATGAGCGCCTCGGCGTATCACCGGCACTTCCGCAGCGTCACCGGGATGAGCCCGCTGCAGTTCCAGAAGCGCATCCGGTTGCAGGAGGCCCGCGCATTGCTGGTCGGCGCGGCGGGCGGGGATGTCGCGCGCGTGGGGCATCTGGTGGGTTACGACAGCCCGACCCAGTTCAGCCGGGAGTACCGGCGCCTCTTCGGCGCGCCGCCCGGCCGGGATGCCGCCCGGTTGGGCGCCCGGCCGGACACCGCGGCCGCCCACCTTCCGTGA
- a CDS encoding VWA domain-containing protein encodes MTLPLLGPMTLSGFEHKWFFLFLLVVLGLVGLYLIVQTSRHKRILRFANMELLEKVAPKQPTRWRHLPAILLVTALVLLTIAMAGPTNDVRIPRNRAVVMLVIDVSQSMRATDVAPSRLVAAQEAAKQFADQLTPGINLGLIAYAGTATVLVSPTTNREATKNGIDKLQLADRTATGEGIFTALQAIATVGAVIGGGDEPPPARVVLMSDGKETVPSNPDNPKGAYTAARTAKDQGVPISTVSFGTPYGYVEINDQRQPVPVDDEMLKKIADLSGGEAFTASSLEQLKEVFSSLQQQIGYETVKGDASVGWLRLGALVLALAALASLLINRRLPG; translated from the coding sequence ATGACATTGCCGTTGCTCGGACCGATGACGCTGTCGGGATTCGAACACAAGTGGTTCTTCTTGTTCCTGCTGGTGGTGCTCGGGCTGGTCGGTCTGTACCTCATCGTCCAGACGTCCCGACACAAGCGGATCCTGCGGTTCGCGAACATGGAACTGCTGGAGAAGGTGGCGCCCAAACAGCCCACCCGCTGGCGGCATCTGCCGGCCATCCTGCTGGTGACCGCGCTGGTGCTGTTGACGATCGCCATGGCCGGCCCCACCAACGATGTCCGGATCCCGCGCAACCGCGCGGTGGTGATGCTCGTCATCGACGTCTCGCAGTCGATGCGGGCGACCGACGTCGCGCCCAGCCGGCTGGTCGCCGCCCAGGAGGCCGCCAAGCAGTTCGCCGATCAGCTGACCCCCGGGATCAACCTGGGGTTGATCGCCTACGCCGGCACCGCCACCGTGCTGGTATCCCCGACGACCAACCGCGAAGCCACCAAGAACGGCATCGACAAGCTGCAGCTGGCCGACCGCACCGCCACCGGTGAGGGCATCTTCACCGCGCTGCAGGCGATCGCCACCGTGGGCGCGGTGATCGGCGGCGGCGACGAACCGCCGCCGGCCCGAGTGGTGCTGATGTCCGACGGCAAGGAGACCGTGCCGTCCAACCCGGACAACCCCAAGGGCGCCTACACCGCGGCGCGCACCGCCAAGGACCAGGGTGTGCCGATCTCGACGGTGTCCTTCGGCACCCCGTACGGCTACGTGGAGATCAACGATCAGCGTCAGCCGGTACCGGTCGACGACGAAATGCTGAAGAAGATCGCCGACCTGTCCGGCGGCGAGGCCTTCACCGCGTCCAGCCTGGAGCAGCTCAAGGAGGTCTTCAGCTCACTGCAGCAGCAGATCGGCTACGAGACCGTCAAGGGCGACGCGAGCGTCGGTTGGCTGCGCCTGGGTGCGCTGGTGCTGGCGCTGGCCGCACTGGCGTCGCTGCTGATCAACCGGCGCCTGCCGGGCTAG